One segment of Triticum aestivum cultivar Chinese Spring chromosome 2A, IWGSC CS RefSeq v2.1, whole genome shotgun sequence DNA contains the following:
- the LOC123188132 gene encoding probable serine/threonine-protein kinase WNK5, whose amino-acid sequence MPPNPTPQRRAQQQQHHHRPVTAGGGRSQDAAMSASACDEEAFQEVDPTGRFGRYAAVLGLGSVKKVYRGFDQEEGIEVAWNRVRLRALAERDPSMVDRLHAEVRLLRSLHHDHIIGFHKVWLDRDAGVLNFITEVCNSGSLREYRDRHKHVSLKALKKWARQILEGLDHLHTHDPCIIHRDLNCSNVFINGNTGQVKIGDLGLAAIVDKDHTAHTILGTPEFMAPELYSETYTESVDIYSYGMCVLEMVTREMPYGECESVVQIYHSVTNGVPPAALRRLRDPEMRAFIQRCIGKPRNRPSAADLLRDPFFHGIDDDTTGTLS is encoded by the exons ATGCCCCCGAACCCGACGCCGCAGCGCCgcgcgcagcagcagcagcaccaccaccgcCCCGTCACCGCCGGCGGCGGCAGGAGCCAGGACGCGGCCATGTCGGCTTCGGCGTGCGACGAGGAGGCGTTCCAGGAGGTGGACCCGACGGGGCGGTTCGGGCGGTACGCGGCCGTGCTGGGGCTGGGCTCCGTGAAGAAGGTGTACCGCGGGTTCGACCAGGAGGAGGGCATCGAGGTGGCGTGGAACCGGGTGCGCCTGCGCGCGCTGGCGGAGCGTGACCCCTCCATGGTCGACCGCCTCCACGCCGAGGTGCGCCTCCTCCGCTCCCTCCACCACGACCACATCATCGGCTTCCACAAGGTCTGGCTCGACCGCGACGCCGGCGTGCTCAACTTCATCACCGAGGTCTGCAACTCGGGCAGCCTCCGCGAGTACCGCGACCGCCACAAGCACGTCTCCCTCAAGGCGCTCAAGAAGTGGGCGCGCCAGATCCTTGAGGGCCTCGACCACCTCCACACCCACGACCCCTGCATCATCCACCGCGACCTTAACTGCAGCAACGTCTTCATCAACGGCAACACCGGCCAG gtgaagatcggCGACCTCGGGCTGGCGGCGATCGTGGACAAGGACCACACGGCGCACACGATCCTGGGCACGCCCGAGTTCATGGCGCCGGAGCTCTACTCGGAGACGTACACGGAGTCGGTGGACATCTACTCGTACGGGATGTGCGTGCTGGAGATGGTGACGCGGGAGATGCCCTACGGCGAGTGCGAGAGCGTGGTGCAGATCTACCACAGCGTCACCAACGGCGTGCCCCCCGCCGCGCTCCGCCGCCTCAGGGACCCGGAGATGCGGGCCTTCATCCAGCGCTGCATCGGCAAGCCACGCAACCGCCCCTCCGCCGCCGACCTCCTGCGGGACCCTTTCTTCCACGGCATCGACGACGACACCACCGGCACGCTCAGCTAG